CGACGTCGCACAGGGCCCGGCCGCGGGCCGCGATCCAGCGAGTGGTGCCCGCCGGCAGGCAGACGCGGTAGAGCGCGCTCAGCTCGCCGCAGGTCTCGAGCGCGTGCCGGATGGCCGCCGCCACGTCGTCGCGGTCGTCCGGGTGCAGGCGGCAGAGGAACCCGTCGATGGTGCCGTCGAAGGTGGTGCGGTCGTGGCCGAACAGGGCCAGGCAGCGCTCGTCCCACTCGAGGACGCCGGTCACGAGGTCCCAGTCGAAGGCGCCGATGCCGGCGGCCTCCATGGCGAGCCCGCTGCGCAGCGTCGCGGGAGTCCCGTCCACGTGCCGCCGTGCCGGCACGGGGCGCGCACGCAGCGGCCCGGTGCGTCCTGCGTCCACCTCGGTGCCTTCCCCGGTCCTGGATCCGCCGGTCCGGGGCCGGACCCTCCCGTGAGCTCGAGAAACGGATCGGGATGTGTCTACAACAGTGGACCCGTTGCGAGCAATGGGATCGGGCGCGGCGAACATGCGGTGTGGCGGATCCGTGACTAGGCGCAACCCGGTCGGGTCCGTAGCCTTGTCATCGAGGGATAGCCACCACGGGGGCCGGGGCGGCTGGGGGAGACGTGGTCTGGTGGGGCTGGCTGCTGCTCGCCTGGGTGGTGATCGCAGTCGTGGTCGGGATGGGTCTGGGCATGGTCGTCCGGGCGGCAGAGGGACGCGAGCTCGGTCACGATCGAGCGCGCGTGTTCCCCCCGGACGTGTTCCGCGGTGACGGGCGCCCGCCGGACGAGTCCCCGCCCGGCAGGAGCCCGCCCGACGAGCCTCCCGGGGTCAGCGGACCCCTCGGTAGCGGATGACGGAGCCGGCGCCGGCCGAGCGGGCGGTGGTCAGGCTCAGCGTCGCGCGCCGCAGCACCTCGGCCGCGTCGGCGCCGTCCTCCAGGACGGCGATGCCCGCACCCGCACCCAGTCCCGGGAAGCCGAGGTCCCCGACCTCCGCGGTGAGCCGGGCGGCCACCGTGTCGGCGTCGGTGGGGGACCCCTCGACGAGGACGGCGAACTCCGCCGGCCCCGCGCGGCCGATCCAGTCGTCCCCGCGCAGCGAGGAGGCCACCAGGCGGGTGGTCGCGTCGAGTGCCGACGGCGGCGTGGGCCAGCCGTCGTCGCGGCGGAGCAGGCCCACCACGAGGAGTGCACCGGGGCGCCGGGCCGGGTCGGCCAGCCGCTCGGCCAGCGCGGTGAGGACGGCGACCCGGCCGGGCAGCAGCGCGGCGCAGCCGTCCGCGACCCCGGGGGCGGCAGTCGCGGCGGGAGCAACTGGGTTGTGCGTGATCGTCATGCAGGGGGGATCGGCGCGGCGGGCCCGGCCGCACAGCCGGGATCGGCCCGTCCCACCCCCAGGGGTGAGGCCGGCCCGTCGGTCGGGCGCGCTCAGACGGTGGCGGGGGACCGGAGTGAGGGTGGGCCCACCCA
This region of Geodermatophilus bullaregiensis genomic DNA includes:
- a CDS encoding GGDEF domain-containing protein; this translates as MTITHNPVAPAATAAPGVADGCAALLPGRVAVLTALAERLADPARRPGALLVVGLLRRDDGWPTPPSALDATTRLVASSLRGDDWIGRAGPAEFAVLVEGSPTDADTVAARLTAEVGDLGFPGLGAGAGIAVLEDGADAAEVLRRATLSLTTARSAGAGSVIRYRGVR